TAATCGAAGCTTACAATTTTTATCACTAATACAAGGAACCTTTCTTGGAACGCGACTCACTATTCCTTGTCTTTTAAGACTTCGAATGACTGTTTTTGGACTAATTTTAACCCCCAAATCGTTTTCTATTTTGCAAGCTAAAGTTTTGGCACTTACAAAACGATTTTTCTTGATTGTGGAAGCTAAGCTTCGTTCAGCACgcttattcagttttttttggACGACCACTTCGGGGCAAATCAGCTAATTTTCCTGTTTTTTTGAACTTGTTAATAATTGAAGAAACTGTGGATTTTTTAGAATTAACAATTTTTGCAATACAATTTAACGATTTTCCTTCATTCCAATGGTTAATTATTAGCTTACGAATTTCTACAGTGGTCTTAACCCATTTCGAgctcattttacttttttttaaccaaaaaattcatttaaaacaattgaaaataatCTTAAAGTGTTTAtagtttactttattttcaaaaatgtatgaaaaatgGTGGACATAACGGTTTggagttaaataaatataagtgtaCGCCAAGTGTACGATAACTTTTGTCATCATCTTTAatgtacttttttcaaattttgagcctaattttaatgttatttcaatataaattccaaaaagttcataaattaccaaaataaatactaataaaaaaaaaattataaataattttcattaaatatagcTGAAAAATTGTGtctatattgaatatttttttttttcttagcgTACGATAACTTTTGTcatacagtgtatatatatatatatatatatatatatatatatatatatatatatatatatatatatatatatatatatatatatatatatatatatatatatatatatatatataaattaggaaacaaattaaaataataaaatacttcatAAAACAATAAGTTTTGGTAGTTGTATCGAAATTGCTTGATATTAAATCAAATGCAGAAAATAGCCTCTTTCTACTTCTAGTAAGAAAGTCACAGAAGTAATTACTCTGCTCACCTCTGTATCCTTTTTGGGTATTTCTTAATTCTCTCAAAAGCTGATTTCTCTTTAAAACGTTCTTTTTCTTCTGGTTGTGACAATTGCCCATAAAACTTGTATTGTAGTGTTAtccataaaatttgtatttaaagtatttttatttaaaaagttcatttatcACACTtcttaatttcacttttttatcaAGCTCCTTTTCAAATTTTGTCTAGTTCTCTATCAGATTAGATGTACCTAAAACTTTATGAAGTACTGTAGATGGTTcagttatttttcttatttcttgaGTTACTGTTAATATATCAGCATCTCTACCATTAGTTATTTTCTGATATTGCTTTTAAGGTTTAATCATATATCGGATTCTCTTCTAGCAATATGCTACAACTAGCATTAACATAAACTGCGGCTAGATTATCCAAAAGTAGAGCTTGGAAAAAGCAAGCTTGGAGTCTGCTCTTGAGCCAGCTTCAGCTCAGATCCTTGTAAAAACACTAGCTCCAGATAGCTCTGGCTTCAGCTACAAAGCCCTGTTTAAAACaatgagcactctatttgtagaatactataatactataatataacttatatatatatatatataacataataaaaatattgcttgCATTATGCAAATTATGttcagattttatttttttgttaaaaataaaagcataactatatatcataataaaatataaaatgttttaagcaatATGTTCATAATTacaatttcatatttattacgAACAGTTAATTTGGTGGGCTATGACTCAACCTAATTTTGAAACTTCAAGATTTGTTGAGATTTTTATAGGTCTAACTAACTGACACGGTTTATTTGTGTTTCAACGTTTTAACTTGTGTTTTTCAAACACATTTTGTATAAGTGTGTCATTTTGTATGTGTgccattaataaaaatatataatgctgTTTTTACTTCTTTGTGTCACAATACCAATGATATGAAGAACTGTTTCCTTACATTGTTTGtgagtttaataataaagttgtattGTACAAAATGTGAAACCAAGAAGCTAGATTCACCTGTCAAGTGCACGTGTGTTAAACATACTTTATCGCTACCAAAACTGTGTTATCTACTTATCTACTTACCATACCTTTTTGAAATATCATTCATAATAAACTATTACTTAGAAACAATTGGCCACAGAATGTAAAAACACATTGCTTTATTTTGCCATTTTACATGCATagttttttactgatttttctAATTaaggtttattttactttttcatgtccaaaactttattataatgtttgctttgaaaaatagaatttttaatttaatatattttaatttttacactctttctttataataacttgaACTAATgcaatgtattttataaattgataatttgtttaattaaataaacataagtgATGGTATTTTATTTAGGTACAAAGAAATGTCTTGTCGATAAACTATTTGCTGTGATTCACTACTACTTAGAAGGAACTTTTGGAAAAGGAAAAATAAGATGgaaaaattaatagataaaaaaagaagtataagaaatttaatataatgcttatttattaattttcttataagtataagaaaattaataaataagcaaaaatattaaaacataagaaaaccaaaataataaacaacaaaatcaTCACAAGAAGAAAAGTAAGgaacaatgttaaaaataatttaaaaagaaaaagaatgtatttaaagaaaaaactatttctttatgTTATTGTATACCATCTGGTTTATCacttatttttaatcttatttataagtttatttaataaaagtgttgctgttttttttgttgttgctgtgAGTGgggtgttaaatttttttttaaatatatatatatatgtgtatataatatatatatatatatatatatatatatatatatatatatatatatatataaatataaatatatatatttatgtgtatgtaAGTGTGTATGTGCATACGTGTATATATTTGTGggtgttttgtatatatatattttaatgtatactAAATTTTgtccttatttttaatttttttttttaattttattgtattgttttttttttaatattttttataatattattttttatactacaattttgtatgattttcttgtattattttttttttttatttacttatatctttatttttattatataactattatgATTGGTAATTATTTAccattgtatattattataattatcattgttattatttttattgttgatttttttttaattataaaaaaattgttttatattatcgttttaatgttgttgttaatgttattgttattatttgtgtttttatctcacttttttaatcaatttaattgttttatatcatAGTTACTACAGCTACGTAGGTGcttacttaaaattattaattgtactATTTGAAAGCAACCTTGAGATGTAACAGAAACGTAAACTTGAAATGtaacagtaaaaatatttatatttttgcaaaattaccaattacaaaagtatttttattatttagaaagaaatacaaaaattttctattgaaatatttttcccAAAAATTGTGCAAAAAATGTACAGTAAAACTcgaacatcttttttaaaacaacggGTCATACCAGCCCATTTCTAATCAGCTATTTATGGCTAATCTGAAATcatctaattttaataaagagatAGACACTCTTTCCCTTAAGAATCGGTTTAGAGATCTTATTGTTATGacatgaaaaaaatagtttaaaaaataccgAAAATGGTAAGATTACCATTGTCGGTATTttctaaactattaaaaaaaattcaaaattaaaaaaaaattgataaaactagAAAGTTATTGGATAAGAAAATCTCACAATATATCTTCttacaaattattttgtggtgatttttaattcaatattcacGTTCTGACTTACAGTGTGAACTTGATATTGAATTTTATATGTCCTTGTGTGAAAATTGCTAAATGCAAACAAGGAATAGTATATAACTTGAGTACAAATTCAATTTTgtgcaaaacaaaaactttgaaaatatcaGTATAATATTGTATTCTAATGTTGTTATGATAATGGAAATCATGCCTGTTACCCCATGCTgaacactttttaatatttttatgtcaGCTTTTCTAATAAATACCAAACTAAAACAGAGAACTTGATTAGAGTTTTAATACATACAGTACAAAGTTTCCAAACACTTCGggtcaaaaactaaaaacatgtGTTTAATCATACCAAGCATAGAGTTCTCTTTAAAGGCGCGTGCAATCAgttgttttttccattttaggtCATTTGTAAAAACCACATCCTAATCTCGTTCGCTcacttttgaatttaattgaatattcttaataaaataattgcttaCGATGTTTGAACCGTAATgcattacaaaacattttattatacttaactAGTCTTTTTTTAGaccaattaaacattttttaaattgctttgcAATAGTGAACCATTATTTGAGGAATCAAATAATGGTTCACTATTGCCAATGTTCATAATGTCCAATGTTACTAATTAATtagttgtaaattattttacacaaaacagTATTGGTTTTTGAAGctgattattaaatttttcagtatTTGTGCTCAGTGATATTAAGTTCACACGTACATTTTTTTGTGTCACACgtacatttttttgtgtttactCTTACGAGAATACTTAACTAAAAGTTTACGCCTTCTTTTGTACCAATGTCGTTTGTTAGGCTAATCAAACCATGGACTTCTGGGTTGTGTGTCAGAACTTTAAATACTGACTGAAATGTGTGAAAGACTATACACCTggaaaatacaaaattaagataattatttattttataagttcaaattaaaaatttaataacttatagtaaatgaagttataaaatatgttataaattttgtataaaaatttagctCTGCGACTACCAAAAGCTTGTTACTATGCAAAGTTATGTATGtgtaacaacaaaaaactaacgttGGAACAtcgttgtattttaagttagGGTTGCATTTTAAGTTAATTCGACGTTATGTTTTGTGTTGTATGTTTATCGAAATCataatttgaatataatttttattttttcttatatttatatattaagaaatatttgGTCTATATAAGGGGTCACATGTATTTATGACCCATGCAGGCGCGTTGGTATTAAACTTATTAGCGCGTTGGTATTAAGACTTATGATTGTTATCATTGTTAAACAACCGTCATTAGATCAATATTGTTTGTGCATTGGAAAAAACAACCAACCTTCGCGATGTTTTTATATAAGTGTTTGCGCTAGCTAATACCAATAACTGTCTTAAATTTTTGCTAGCTGAGCAGCGATAATAGCTTGTAGTTACAGACGGATAGTATATCACCATTTTTGTGCAATGGTCTTACATTAGCAGATCTCCATTGTAATGGCAAGTAGCAAATTTCAATTGAAGCTTTGAAAATTAAAGTTATCGGTGATAGATGCCAATGCggtagaataattttttaaaattgttagttGAGCAAGGTTAATaagatttaatagttttaattttgctaGCAATTCAACAATACTGTCATCTATACCTACGGTTTTCGCCAATTACCATATTTATACAATagtttggattttttttttaatttttaaactaattctTGTTCAAACAATTTCCAAGCAAATAACACTTCTTTTTTTACTACTtaacatattattttgtattagcTAATTTTAACTATATCTTTCCAtccagacaaaaaaaaattatgtaacaaagaattttcttgttattaaaaaaaaatctttaaatagcTATTGATCCAAAGAGCTACATTTTTGCAtttcaaatttacatttatttttgggGCAAAGTAACTAAAGCTGCCGTTAAAAACATCATTAATCCATCTACATTAATTGTACTGGTTgatctttaaattaataatttaattcaaactaattaaataacatattaGCAAAGTTACCTCTTTTATAATCCATTTTATAAATTGGTCGCTGCagactttttcaaaaatgataaatttaaaactaagtaACAATTGGCCTTTGACTACTATGCCTAAGATGAATTATGATTCAAGCTcagaaatattattgaaatacgatgttaaaataagatttaataaaactgtatgagttatttatgtttaattgaaaTGTTGGGTACCCACTGTTGAATCAAAAATTACTCAAAACTAGTTTCTCGAAATAGGAATTCAATGCTACTTCTACTTGATAAAATTAGCCATTAGACCATTTAATATTTggaacattaaagtttttttcatgcCGAATTTGCCGATATAAGTcttagcattttaaaatacattgcCCTAATCTATACTATCTACCATATAATATGGCCTGTATATACATCCAACTAATTATTTGGATCTGCATATATTATTATCTATCTGCAGTTATTATTGTCTAAACTTGTTCAATCTTACGGTAAGTAAAACaaacatctttaaataaatacaaatttatttaattgtctATATATAACGCTACGCCACCTCTCTTCTTTCTTTGCTTCTATCTTTTTAGTACAAATTATAACCAGTTACGTTGGCACTTGAAAATTCATTAAACGTCGGTAAGTATGGTGGTTTTATTTATGGAGCTTTAATTAGTTATTTGAGCTGAGGAAGATTAAATAAaccttttgaaaatttacttaactttattaatgatttttttttttatatttaaagtgaCACAAGTGGATAATATTTCATCATTACTGTGCAAGGGCTACTCCGCGGAGGGAaggtgacttttttttttttttaatttatttaggtgcACCTTATCACATAGAACCGCGTATGAGTATTTAATCGGAAGTTCATGcctctaataaaaatatttataaatgtgagttttaatcattttaatctGAACACAGTTGGCGTcactaacatttttttctattaattgcTCTAAACTATGAAAATATTGTTTGAGGTAGTAACAAATCCCTTTATTATCAGCAGAAGTATATTGTTCAATTCACCAATTTGAAGACTAATTTACTCAACCCAAGTCTTTTTTGAAACggaaagaatttatttaatattctttgttttcattGTGAATTAACAATTGTAGTTAAGTTAATAATAGGCTGTTCACTGGAGCATTCAATGTTTAGTAGGAACcatctttttgttatttaaaagatacCCCTTTCAATTTAAGGCCCCTTTTAACAATACTATCAAAAAGTCTCCAACCCCGTTGGATAAACCACCCCCTCTCTTCCCTCGTGTATATGGATATGTGTATATGGCACTTCTGAGTAACTAACGTAATCTTATCTATTCACTAAACTTAACGGAGAGTTAGTCAGAAGTTtcgttttatctttattaataaaaagtatttttaaatataattttttttttaataaatgttcaattctagtttttgttttattttaatgtatttgagTGAGGTTTTTAACAATCTTTCACTTTAAAAAGATGCAATGAAATTTCCGACAAAtactccgttaagcttaacggagataTGTGAAAACGACCccttaatgtttaaaaaaagaaccaaacaaaaaaagtaaatttcaaaaaactgcaataaatgaAGGACATTATCCGAAAAGTAGGGATAGGATTGAAAATGTAGGTGGGAGTTGACCTATTTTGGGATGTGTAACCAACCCCGCGAAACTCCTCTAAAACCTACCTTACTGGAAAGTTCAGTTCAAAACTTTAGTGGTATTCCACCtctgaagtttttaaatctttaaaaattaaataaaacacagAAACAAATTTGGCAATGTCTGGACAACAGATTGGACATCGCTTATCGTTGTTAAGCGACAATATTTCTTTACACCGGTGACAAAGACTAAAATGCCTACAAAGCAAAATAAGAACTTCAAGGCGATTTACataacaaattttacaattacttTCCTCACTTGGATCTATAGGATCAATATTGGAAATTTTCTGTAAAGTGTTGAGGCCAATAAGTTCTGTTTCAACCTGTTCTTGAACTTGTTCGTGAAAAAAGATGTGCACAAGAATCTAAAAATTTGGTAGGGGTCTATTCACCTGAATTAAGACGACATTCATAAAGATTCAGTTTTTCAGCAGTTTTATGTCTATCTCTTCTTGGTGCTGGTCTTGGCTTTTCTCCATTTTCAGTTTGTCTGACGTCAACCTCAGTAGGCAAAATAATCTGATGAACTAATTTATCAAGAAATCTCCAAAAACCAGTATGTGAAGTCATGTTTTGACGCATTTTTGAATGAAGTGACTCAGAAACATTATTGGTACGATATTTCAGTCCACCATAGAAACATTTGATGAAAAATCATTTTCCGGTTCTTTTACTTTTTCCAATGCTGCTTTGTACAGCCCTTGTTTCTTTCCGGACATTAAAATGTGGACGATAGGCAAAATAATTTCTCGAACTtcagttaaaatgttaaaaagttgaCCACAAGAAGAGTTTGTTGGAACAACTTTAAAAGTagcatctgcaaacataatggTAGCttctagataaaaaaaattaaacaaaaattatttaaagtgaaaaataaaTCGATAAAACAAGATGATAGCAATACACATGATACTTTAAAACATATACCGTTTGGTAGAtaacagtttattattttaatttacacgTAGCAAGGAGCGCGCAGAAGAGAAGGATATTTAGAAGTTATCCACAGAAAACCACTTAACAAATTTCACATAAATTCTAAGtacatttttacttatttaaaaatatatctttatcaattttattatttgtagatttataagcatttaacgaataataactaataatttttttctttacaagtttAGCAATCTACTCTATACCAATTTACAAAttctatgattttttaaagttttagaattttagaaataatggcatttttatatataataaaacgttgttatattatataaaaaataatataataaaggcTTGATAATAGGACAAAATGATGTCGCTCCAGgcattaagatttttattatgagtACCACAGGTCAGAAATTGGCCTTTTAGGTTTGATTTTGGAACACcccaaatatttatatagattttttataacaaacctTTAAGCTTCACAGaactgtaaaaattaaaatcctgCAGGTGGCACATTTTctgaaaaaccatttaaagtGGGGGGACCTACAAAATTTCATGTTCAAGTAAAGAAACTTCCTGAAATAGTGCAAACCTTAAATTATTGCATACTAATACTAAcatcaaataatgattttctgccaaaaataaaattaaaaataaaatctaggAACATGGAATACACAACGTTTTTGGGGCACCGACCCCAAACggggcaaataaaaaaagtaaaattttttttttgtaccatCTCATAGGTAATCTAATTTTGTTCATAgatctcaaatttt
The nucleotide sequence above comes from Hydra vulgaris chromosome 09, alternate assembly HydraT2T_AEP. Encoded proteins:
- the LOC136085012 gene encoding uncharacterized protein LOC136085012, yielding MVLEPNPFQDFYRGEIRFEDQIGIVFASPILLNLLKEATIMFADATFKVVPTNSSCGQLFNILTEVREIILPIVHILMSGKKQGLYKAALEKVKEPENDFSSNVSMVD